In Fibrobacter sp. UWR3, a single window of DNA contains:
- a CDS encoding FISUMP domain-containing protein — protein sequence MKPHALLFPVLLSFALLTACGDDDSFIPKVPELPGEVADMDELKEFECNDDLMGEKVYVRDLETDYECDGDHWFETIDTGKSSSSSKKTSSSSAKSSSSAESSPSEKSSSSAESSSSGKSNSSETSVSSSAKSSSSYTTPLLSHCDIGTDENCFKDARDGQTYRTVKIGNQVWMRDNLNFRTGSSSCYNDDTSFCTKYGLLYTWATALDSVGEFSTNSKGCGYNALSCRPVSPTYGICPDGWRIPSTIDWSILFGKVGGKDVAGKALKSASDWLNDGNGTDEASFTALPGGRFEEGIFYLIGNDASFWASNPNTTTYVKLVDYVAMSDDLDKAADYQTEPYNKRYIRCIKIDTAQTASSSSITSKSSSSEYTPYDHKNDLFEDSLNSGAYKKFTDVRNGRSYYYLTINAKDGDEDVSVTVMAENLNIGIDVPGANDQSDDENIERYCYNDDTTNCDKYGGLYQWAEMMQLPSRCNVDACEDLIEENHRGICPEGWHVMTYDEYVIVLTANKEEKNIRAISFGGDNLTGYSLIGAGHNRNHQFADLDNMTFWFYPENGTMSEPSAFSGYQLKSSAGMDFTSSRKSYANSVRCVKD from the coding sequence ATGAAACCCCACGCACTTCTATTCCCGGTACTCCTGTCTTTTGCGCTCCTCACTGCCTGCGGCGATGACGACTCGTTCATCCCGAAAGTCCCCGAGCTGCCCGGCGAAGTGGCAGACATGGACGAGCTCAAGGAGTTCGAGTGCAACGACGACCTCATGGGCGAAAAGGTCTACGTAAGAGACCTCGAAACGGACTACGAATGCGATGGCGACCACTGGTTCGAAACCATCGATACGGGCAAGTCGAGCTCGTCTTCCAAGAAAACATCTTCGAGCAGCGCAAAGTCCAGCAGTTCTGCAGAATCTTCGCCCAGCGAGAAATCCAGTAGTTCCGCAGAGTCTTCATCCAGTGGAAAGTCGAATTCCAGCGAGACAAGCGTGTCCAGCTCCGCAAAGTCGAGTTCGAGCTACACAACCCCATTGCTCTCTCACTGCGATATAGGTACCGACGAAAACTGCTTTAAGGACGCCCGCGATGGTCAAACATACAGAACGGTCAAAATCGGAAATCAGGTTTGGATGAGGGACAATCTGAACTTCAGAACAGGAAGTAGTTCCTGTTATAACGATGACACCAGCTTCTGCACTAAGTACGGTTTGCTCTACACCTGGGCAACAGCCTTAGACAGCGTTGGCGAATTCAGTACAAACAGCAAGGGCTGCGGATATAACGCATTGTCGTGCCGACCAGTTTCTCCGACATACGGAATCTGCCCAGATGGATGGAGAATTCCTTCAACCATCGATTGGAGTATTTTGTTTGGTAAGGTTGGAGGCAAGGATGTTGCCGGCAAAGCCCTCAAATCCGCATCTGATTGGCTAAATGACGGCAACGGGACAGACGAAGCATCGTTCACGGCCTTGCCGGGAGGACGTTTCGAAGAAGGAATATTCTATCTCATAGGTAACGACGCATCTTTTTGGGCCAGCAATCCCAATACTACCACATATGTCAAATTAGTTGATTATGTAGCTATGTCTGACGATCTCGACAAGGCAGCTGATTACCAGACTGAACCATACAACAAGCGTTACATTCGTTGCATCAAGATTGATACTGCTCAAACAGCATCTTCGTCCAGCATCACATCGAAGTCGAGTTCAAGCGAGTATACACCTTACGACCATAAGAACGATCTTTTTGAAGACAGTCTGAACTCCGGCGCGTACAAGAAATTTACCGATGTACGGAACGGAAGGTCGTATTACTATCTCACGATTAACGCAAAAGATGGTGACGAAGATGTTTCGGTAACAGTCATGGCCGAAAACCTGAATATCGGCATCGATGTGCCGGGAGCAAATGACCAGAGCGACGATGAGAATATTGAACGCTACTGCTACAATGACGACACGACCAACTGTGACAAGTACGGCGGCCTTTACCAGTGGGCCGAGATGATGCAATTGCCGAGTCGCTGCAATGTTGACGCTTGCGAAGACCTTATCGAGGAAAATCACCGGGGCATCTGCCCTGAAGGCTGGCACGTGATGACCTATGACGAGTATGTCATTGTATTAACGGCCAATAAGGAAGAAAAAAATATTCGAGCTATATCCTTTGGCGGGGATAATCTAACCGGATACAGCTTAATCGGAGCTGGTCATAACCGGAATCATCAATTCGCTGATTTAGACAACATGACATTCTGGTTTTACCCGGAAAATGGCACTATGTCAGAACCGTCAGCATTTTCAGGCTATCAACTAAAATCTTCCGCCGGAATGGATTTTACAAGCAGTCGCAAATCATATGCCAACTCCGTTCGCTGCGTGAAGGACTAA
- a CDS encoding class I SAM-dependent RNA methyltransferase, with the protein MFRRFDKLGKLRRSGHKRPASARPAYSAPAREVFEVRIEKMVQGGEGMARLPDGRVCFVSGALPGELCKVAVTFTKKDFARGHVVEVLEGANPDRVEARCPLYGKCGGCSLQHLESEKQAEYLAQVERENFRRIARIELPEDFKVHTGPAWGYRNRARVVVVCDQAGDKPIVRFGFRKQESNSVALFKNCPVLTPALNEFLQGRAREIFAGKFRPGREMEVNLFDNGAGEISYYYEGMPAREFSENAVSVSEICGKKIEADASVFFQSNLELLPALVKSVRNAVDEGLASGESSDEWLIDLFSGVGFFAAMLMDKFKRVTTVEREEKCLQHAEVNLSVSGGDKKVATIENVSAPAEEWLASNVVDIPATLIVDPPRTGLPKEALDAIADSSVNRLIYVSCHPVTLARDTALLAEKGFKICRAEAFAFYPQTPHLEMMLVLAR; encoded by the coding sequence ATGTTTCGCCGTTTTGACAAGCTTGGAAAGCTGCGCAGGTCGGGCCACAAGCGCCCTGCGTCTGCTCGCCCCGCATATTCTGCGCCCGCCCGCGAGGTGTTCGAAGTCCGCATCGAGAAAATGGTGCAGGGCGGCGAGGGTATGGCGCGCCTGCCTGATGGCCGCGTGTGCTTTGTCTCGGGCGCGTTGCCGGGCGAACTCTGTAAGGTGGCGGTGACGTTCACGAAAAAAGATTTTGCCCGCGGGCATGTCGTGGAAGTGCTGGAAGGCGCAAATCCCGACCGCGTAGAGGCGCGCTGCCCGCTATATGGCAAGTGCGGTGGGTGCAGCTTGCAGCACTTGGAAAGCGAGAAGCAGGCGGAATACCTGGCGCAGGTCGAGCGCGAGAACTTCCGGCGCATCGCCCGCATAGAATTGCCCGAAGATTTCAAGGTGCACACGGGCCCCGCGTGGGGTTACCGCAACCGCGCACGGGTCGTCGTGGTTTGCGACCAGGCCGGCGACAAGCCGATTGTGCGTTTCGGATTTCGCAAGCAGGAAAGCAATAGTGTGGCGCTGTTCAAGAACTGCCCCGTATTGACGCCCGCGCTCAACGAGTTCTTGCAGGGGCGCGCCCGCGAGATTTTTGCGGGCAAGTTCCGCCCCGGCCGCGAGATGGAAGTGAACCTCTTCGATAACGGCGCGGGTGAAATCTCGTACTATTACGAGGGTATGCCTGCCCGCGAGTTCAGCGAGAATGCGGTAAGCGTCTCCGAAATCTGCGGCAAGAAGATTGAGGCTGATGCGAGTGTGTTCTTCCAGAGTAATCTCGAGCTTTTGCCCGCGCTGGTGAAGTCCGTGCGCAATGCCGTGGACGAAGGCCTTGCGAGCGGGGAATCGAGCGACGAATGGCTTATCGACCTCTTCAGCGGGGTAGGGTTCTTCGCCGCGATGCTTATGGACAAGTTTAAGCGCGTGACGACCGTGGAACGCGAAGAAAAATGCCTGCAGCATGCAGAGGTTAATTTATCTGTATCTGGTGGCGATAAAAAAGTCGCGACGATAGAAAATGTTTCCGCGCCGGCCGAGGAATGGCTCGCGAGCAACGTGGTGGATATCCCCGCGACGCTCATCGTGGACCCGCCGCGCACCGGCCTCCCGAAAGAAGCCCTCGACGCCATAGCGGATTCCTCAGTGAATCGCCTGATTTACGTGTCCTGCCACCCGGTGACGCTCGCCCGCGATACCGCCCTCCTTGCCGAAAAGGGCTTCAAAATCTGCCGTGCGGAGGCTTTTGCCTTCTACCCGCAGACTCCCCACCTCGAAATGATGCTCGTTCTGGCCCGCTAG
- a CDS encoding PD40 domain-containing protein: MLFDAKKIRAKVAATLAGTLLLAGSAFAAGFYGNQSDIKWKTADTKHFQFIYPQEYTEHASALSAYAEAVYDSVVGRYKKDLPGRVNAVLNNALYSNGSAVPSENAVNLWLTNWDFKIRSSHGWLADVITHEFSHLVSIENGSKFKPSIYGVQFSYTDYYNERITSDFATFLPFTLQPLWFAEGTAQFESARMGFDAWDTHRDMLLRVAALNDTLLPLEYMHDFSDNSLFAELGPYTQGFSLVLYISKHYGEDAVPKIWTELSKPYRVTLDGALKKILGISEKQLYEAWKKEITEAYKAQKDSLGPLVEGTKITADAFWQDFPVVAGKHLYGVSNFGGPWFDGAVFKMPLKETKDSAEVKDSTANKIPASAGMTKEGASAGMTKENEKIDGVEIGMISIEEEEGDSTIDINDYAKSGFRAKKPWFDKGIDVYDAPEKGPILAYVTFQNRDKDGHAHFDIAVSDTNKNKLNLTHLVDAVYPAFSPKGNEVAFVRREPYSTRFVLSKVPFTADFSEYTAEDPIDIYVPNAKFRYYNIYSPKYSPDGKRIAFSFFDDVHRGIAVIDADGKNMKVVSTEGYDERDVNWIDDSKIVFASNRNGIFNLIEKNIDTGNERPLTNVVGGAFTPVLAGDTLYFTQYDKDGFSLYKLQYTPVAMINDTTMNVTERDSTIQVADTVWNNCAATDSTKIPASAGMTKDSASVDSIAAAVILERSDRIQSDSIQANATANCTTEPTVTMRDSAIKLIDTTYTITQRPAPSEIVLKGSPLPRIEKHIELESREFAGTERDYKPIPTVPLFIPMLAFYENAPDLTVFGDGQLKAKIGLAAIIADPLKKNTLQVGLMLEIGNGIDYINGSGLNPEQEKEFFVAWENRSTPIDFGISYTYASYTSKDTVRYEDVRANDGDSLGISNYAVPMQSIVAMAGYSPFKSVDTLQIAAGYDWADFNLYEDNFAWTYQKRFSAMALFGLYGDSEGEDGTGISGQGDGAVISYQYSNSDLYRPGTFAESFVVTKSGKIKPKYRNFNIHEFGLSLYGSIQSPLTGARLAAGAKLGGIFNWDTDAKDSTGAKVDTLDSYYYSAVFLEGYPYLRSSENYTRAGTKTAMAEVHYLFPVYDDWRKGFWIFETRAFYIDAFAQIGAAWNSKWFDTDKFTDHDFWDRSAGLSFRWSNKIFYSIPLDITLTFARALSRIGDDEGREGSWKPTTIDVPLLPDAISPTRIKFTLGMGFINSWQ, translated from the coding sequence ATGCTCTTCGACGCGAAAAAGATCCGCGCTAAGGTTGCGGCTACACTTGCAGGCACATTGCTGCTTGCGGGTTCCGCCTTTGCGGCCGGTTTCTACGGCAACCAGAGCGACATCAAGTGGAAGACCGCAGACACGAAGCACTTCCAGTTCATCTACCCGCAGGAATACACCGAGCACGCCTCCGCACTTTCCGCATACGCAGAGGCTGTCTACGATTCGGTGGTGGGCCGCTACAAGAAGGACCTGCCGGGCCGCGTGAACGCAGTGCTCAACAACGCGCTCTACAGCAACGGCAGCGCCGTCCCGAGCGAGAACGCGGTAAACCTGTGGCTCACCAACTGGGATTTCAAAATCCGTAGCAGCCACGGCTGGCTCGCCGACGTCATCACGCACGAATTCAGCCACCTGGTAAGCATCGAAAACGGGAGCAAGTTCAAGCCGAGCATCTACGGTGTACAATTCAGCTACACCGACTACTACAACGAGCGCATCACGAGCGACTTCGCGACGTTCCTCCCCTTCACGCTGCAGCCGCTGTGGTTCGCCGAAGGTACGGCGCAGTTTGAATCCGCCCGCATGGGCTTTGACGCCTGGGACACACATCGCGACATGCTGTTGCGCGTCGCAGCCCTGAACGACACCCTGCTCCCGCTCGAATACATGCACGACTTTTCGGACAACTCGCTTTTTGCCGAACTCGGGCCCTACACGCAGGGGTTCTCGCTCGTGCTCTACATCTCGAAGCACTACGGCGAAGACGCTGTCCCGAAAATCTGGACGGAACTTTCGAAACCCTACCGCGTGACGCTCGACGGGGCACTCAAGAAAATTCTCGGGATTAGCGAGAAACAACTCTACGAAGCGTGGAAAAAGGAAATCACCGAGGCGTACAAGGCGCAGAAGGATTCCCTCGGGCCTCTCGTCGAAGGCACGAAGATTACCGCAGACGCCTTCTGGCAGGACTTCCCCGTAGTTGCGGGCAAACACCTCTACGGCGTATCGAACTTCGGCGGGCCGTGGTTCGACGGTGCGGTGTTCAAGATGCCGCTGAAAGAGACGAAAGATAGCGCAGAAGTCAAGGACAGTACTGCGAATAAGATCCCCGCCTCCGCGGGGATGACGAAGGAAGGGGCCTCCGCGGGGATGACGAAGGAAAATGAAAAAATTGACGGCGTAGAAATCGGAATGATTTCCATTGAGGAAGAGGAAGGCGATTCCACCATCGACATAAACGACTACGCGAAGAGCGGGTTCCGCGCGAAGAAGCCCTGGTTCGACAAGGGCATCGATGTGTACGACGCCCCGGAAAAAGGCCCGATTCTCGCCTACGTGACGTTCCAAAACCGCGACAAGGACGGTCACGCCCACTTCGACATTGCAGTGAGCGACACGAACAAGAACAAGCTGAACCTCACCCACCTCGTAGACGCGGTCTACCCCGCATTCAGCCCCAAGGGGAACGAAGTCGCCTTCGTGCGGCGCGAGCCCTACAGCACGCGCTTCGTGCTGAGCAAGGTTCCCTTCACCGCAGACTTCAGCGAATACACGGCAGAAGACCCGATAGACATCTACGTGCCCAACGCGAAGTTCAGGTACTACAACATCTATAGCCCCAAGTACAGCCCCGACGGCAAGCGAATCGCCTTCAGTTTCTTTGACGACGTGCATCGCGGAATCGCCGTGATAGACGCCGACGGCAAGAACATGAAGGTCGTGAGCACCGAGGGCTACGACGAGCGCGACGTAAACTGGATTGACGACAGCAAGATCGTGTTCGCAAGCAACAGGAACGGAATCTTCAACCTCATCGAGAAGAACATCGACACCGGGAACGAACGCCCGCTCACGAACGTGGTCGGCGGCGCATTCACTCCGGTACTCGCAGGCGACACTCTCTACTTTACGCAGTACGACAAGGACGGGTTCTCGCTCTACAAGCTCCAGTATACTCCTGTCGCGATGATAAACGACACGACGATGAACGTGACGGAACGCGACAGTACCATCCAAGTTGCCGATACCGTTTGGAACAACTGCGCGGCAACTGATTCTACAAAGATCCCCGCCTCCGCGGGGATGACGAAGGACTCCGCTTCGGTAGACTCTATCGCTGCTGCTGTCATTCTGGAGCGTAGCGATAGAATCCAGAGTGACAGCATCCAGGCCAACGCGACCGCAAACTGCACGACAGAGCCGACAGTCACGATGCGCGATTCAGCCATCAAGCTCATTGACACGACATACACCATCACGCAGAGGCCCGCCCCGAGCGAAATCGTGCTCAAGGGCTCGCCCCTCCCGCGCATTGAGAAGCATATAGAACTCGAAAGCCGCGAATTCGCCGGCACCGAGCGCGACTACAAGCCCATCCCGACAGTCCCGCTGTTCATCCCCATGCTCGCCTTCTACGAGAACGCCCCCGACCTCACCGTATTCGGCGACGGGCAACTCAAGGCAAAGATCGGGCTTGCCGCCATCATCGCAGACCCGCTCAAGAAGAACACCCTACAAGTCGGCCTCATGCTCGAAATCGGGAACGGCATCGACTACATCAACGGCAGCGGCCTCAACCCGGAACAAGAAAAGGAATTCTTCGTCGCATGGGAGAACAGGAGCACGCCCATCGATTTCGGGATTTCGTACACGTACGCGAGCTACACGAGCAAAGATACCGTGCGTTACGAGGATGTGCGCGCCAATGACGGGGACAGCCTCGGCATCAGCAACTACGCAGTCCCGATGCAATCGATTGTCGCAATGGCGGGTTACAGCCCGTTCAAGAGCGTCGACACGCTTCAAATTGCCGCAGGTTACGACTGGGCAGACTTCAACCTGTACGAAGACAACTTCGCGTGGACATACCAGAAGCGATTCAGCGCGATGGCGCTATTCGGGCTCTACGGCGACAGTGAAGGCGAAGACGGCACAGGAATCAGCGGGCAGGGCGACGGCGCCGTAATATCGTACCAGTATTCCAACAGTGACCTCTACCGCCCCGGTACGTTCGCCGAAAGTTTCGTCGTCACCAAAAGCGGGAAAATCAAGCCCAAGTACAGGAATTTCAACATACACGAATTCGGCCTGAGCCTCTACGGGAGCATCCAGAGTCCACTCACCGGAGCGCGACTCGCCGCAGGTGCTAAGCTCGGAGGCATTTTCAACTGGGATACCGACGCGAAGGATTCTACCGGCGCCAAGGTGGATACGCTCGACTCGTACTATTACAGCGCCGTGTTCCTGGAAGGCTACCCCTACCTGCGCAGTTCAGAAAACTACACGCGTGCGGGCACCAAGACCGCCATGGCGGAAGTCCATTACCTGTTCCCCGTCTACGACGACTGGCGTAAGGGTTTCTGGATTTTCGAAACGCGCGCATTCTACATCGACGCATTCGCGCAGATCGGTGCCGCATGGAACAGCAAGTGGTTCGATACGGACAAGTTCACGGACCACGATTTCTGGGACCGTTCTGCGGGCCTCAGCTTCAGGTGGAGCAACAAGATTTTCTACAGCATCCCGCTCGACATAACGCTCACGTTCGCACGCGCACTCAGCCGCATCGGCGACGATGAAGGGCGCGAAGGCAGTTGGAAGCCCACGACAATCGACGTGCCGCTTTTACCGGACGCGATTTCGCCCACGCGGATCAAGTTTACGCTCGGAATGGGATTCATCAATAGCTGGCAGTAA
- a CDS encoding homocysteine S-methyltransferase family protein gives MNLSKSYQELARASIGRILVMDGPARTVLDACDLREEDYRGEMFVDHAVDLQGNDDILCVTAPQVVKKAHRAYLEAGADIIRTNTVRANPIVQGKFRLENMAYDIALAGARIACESIAEYNDDILQCKTGKLGQTLERKYVAGVMGPAEDSADVGFRELVDAYSEVVRGLLDGNADILLLDSFRNLLNVKAALHAVFKVCSERQELVPVMVSGEIAEAGAGTLAGLTARALQHTVSSFPVFSIGLSAGENAGDLHDLLKEIENAPVRMSVMVDVSLEGMKPHDSDSVKGRAKELWRYADSGLVNIVGGGKETTPESLKFMVKALKGSRPRRIPARRYNMLLSGLAPMTVAGAGNCICVGNVFNREESPEFAKIFGEGNLADAVALGHRQVTYGAEILDVNLDSYDTEPPQIQAFMGKMLDDKSLAKCPVMMDSRSWDLLIAGIECISGKGIARSISLAEGEEIFLTKAMEIRKRGFALVCFAEDEKGTADTFARETEIIERMYRLLVGKLNFLAEDIVFEPCVEHEGKPLDDAMNLLFKVCRYVKANLPYAHILGDVQKLGLHANGLEKARPGLTSVFLHHAKKAGLDFYIAKPEKIPAYEEIPYRMCCLLEDVVLSRVPDAKKKLAAALKAM, from the coding sequence ATGAACCTCTCGAAGTCCTACCAGGAACTCGCGAGGGCGAGCATCGGGCGCATCCTTGTGATGGATGGGCCGGCAAGGACTGTTCTTGATGCGTGCGATTTGCGTGAAGAAGATTACCGCGGGGAAATGTTCGTGGACCACGCGGTGGACCTGCAGGGCAACGACGATATACTTTGCGTTACTGCGCCGCAGGTCGTGAAAAAGGCCCACCGTGCCTACCTGGAGGCGGGTGCCGACATTATCCGCACCAACACCGTGCGCGCAAACCCGATTGTGCAGGGGAAGTTCAGGCTCGAGAACATGGCGTACGACATTGCCCTTGCGGGGGCGCGCATCGCCTGCGAGTCGATTGCCGAATACAACGACGACATTCTTCAGTGCAAAACAGGCAAGCTGGGCCAGACGCTCGAACGCAAGTATGTCGCGGGCGTGATGGGACCTGCGGAAGATTCCGCGGATGTGGGCTTCCGAGAACTGGTCGATGCCTACAGCGAGGTGGTGCGTGGCCTTCTGGACGGGAATGCCGACATACTGCTGTTGGATTCGTTCCGTAACCTTTTGAACGTGAAGGCGGCCCTGCACGCCGTATTCAAGGTGTGTTCCGAACGCCAGGAACTTGTGCCCGTGATGGTTTCGGGCGAAATTGCCGAAGCGGGTGCAGGCACGCTGGCAGGCCTTACCGCAAGGGCGTTACAGCATACCGTGAGCAGTTTCCCGGTATTCAGTATCGGGCTTTCGGCGGGTGAGAACGCGGGCGACCTGCATGACCTCCTGAAAGAAATCGAGAATGCTCCCGTGCGCATGAGCGTGATGGTGGATGTTTCGCTCGAGGGCATGAAACCCCACGACAGCGATTCCGTGAAGGGCCGCGCAAAGGAGCTCTGGCGCTATGCCGATTCGGGCCTCGTGAACATCGTGGGCGGCGGCAAGGAAACCACGCCCGAGTCGCTCAAGTTCATGGTGAAGGCGCTCAAGGGTAGCCGCCCCCGCCGAATCCCTGCCCGCCGGTACAACATGCTGTTGAGCGGGCTTGCACCCATGACGGTAGCAGGTGCGGGGAATTGCATTTGCGTGGGCAACGTGTTTAATCGGGAGGAATCTCCCGAGTTCGCGAAAATCTTTGGCGAAGGGAACCTTGCCGATGCCGTTGCGCTCGGGCACAGGCAGGTTACCTACGGTGCCGAAATCCTGGACGTAAACCTGGATTCCTACGATACAGAGCCTCCGCAGATACAGGCGTTCATGGGCAAGATGCTCGATGACAAGTCGCTTGCGAAATGCCCGGTGATGATGGATTCCCGCAGTTGGGACTTGCTTATCGCAGGAATCGAATGCATTTCGGGGAAGGGAATCGCCCGCAGTATAAGCCTCGCGGAAGGTGAAGAAATCTTCCTCACGAAGGCAATGGAAATTCGCAAGCGCGGGTTTGCGCTGGTATGCTTTGCCGAAGACGAGAAGGGCACTGCGGATACCTTCGCGCGCGAAACCGAAATTATCGAGCGCATGTACCGCCTGCTGGTGGGCAAACTCAATTTCCTTGCCGAAGATATCGTGTTCGAACCCTGCGTGGAACACGAGGGCAAACCGCTGGACGATGCGATGAACCTGCTCTTCAAGGTGTGCCGCTACGTGAAGGCGAACCTGCCGTACGCGCATATCCTGGGCGATGTCCAGAAACTAGGGCTGCATGCGAACGGGCTCGAGAAGGCGAGACCCGGACTTACGTCCGTGTTCCTACACCATGCAAAAAAGGCAGGGCTCGATTTTTACATCGCTAAGCCGGAGAAAATCCCCGCTTACGAGGAAATCCCTTACCGCATGTGCTGCCTGCTTGAAGACGTAGTGCTTTCGCGCGTACCCGATGCGAAGAAAAAACTCGCTGCCGCGTTGAAGGCAATGTAG
- a CDS encoding cellulase family glycosylhydrolase, producing MLFKKILPITAAGILAIGLSACGDSDSASNPNNTPEDPGTVPTDSIPDKPANPGDSVVTPTDSLPPATDTTTTPTEFTVPEEATEITPATTIPKEAGKGFLIDDFEDGDNESLIPKAFWYTYDDNDNDGASVILTPLNEDGYPKARRSDNGTEYAFAVYYNLDKGEYAYDPYVGWGVQIPDTLNLASFGGISYWYKGGKHEIHVETSDVKDYDVHLATVKASRTWKQVFIRFKDLAQGGWGEEVEFDPAHITAVSFQAKGNHVKDSVLIDNVYFQDTSEVAKDTADMQIMDPEIPEVTIGDITIANPLQEKAMKYLNKGINITNWLEEDKTYFKGEFKFDESDVKLMADNGIKSLRFPIDLDRYATNRDEFVADTTDATELKFDDANLFAVLDSFVEWTGKHGMSFVIDYHEYDNSYNATSSKNPRYMKMMANVWKHVAAHYASNEREDIFYELLNEPDMSNGKATSANWRKAAQEDIDSIRTVDKKHTIIFGDAQWYSISLLTKGQKLNDDNVIYAIHTYEPFVFTHQGASWTDLKSIKNLMFPYDKERWSEYTADFGVTKTVPSNYKKNIQNYYKLGSKEYILSLILPAKEWAVTNNVPVIINEFGAYNVKTDKQSVLNYMAAMKEISDTLQIPLTHWGYTGGFSLFESTDGVKGTQLIEGMKEAYGLE from the coding sequence ATGCTTTTCAAGAAAATACTCCCCATCACCGCAGCAGGCATCCTCGCCATCGGGCTTTCCGCCTGCGGCGATTCCGACAGCGCATCTAACCCGAACAACACGCCCGAAGATCCGGGCACTGTCCCCACCGACTCCATCCCCGACAAACCGGCCAACCCGGGCGACAGCGTCGTAACCCCGACAGACTCCCTGCCGCCTGCAACCGACACGACAACGACGCCAACCGAATTCACGGTGCCCGAAGAGGCTACTGAAATCACGCCCGCAACCACTATCCCGAAAGAGGCCGGCAAGGGCTTCCTCATTGACGATTTCGAGGACGGCGACAACGAGAGCCTTATCCCGAAGGCATTCTGGTACACCTACGACGACAACGACAACGACGGCGCGTCTGTCATCCTGACCCCGCTGAACGAAGACGGCTACCCGAAGGCAAGGCGCTCCGACAACGGCACCGAATACGCATTCGCCGTCTACTACAACCTCGACAAGGGCGAATACGCCTACGACCCGTACGTGGGCTGGGGCGTGCAGATTCCCGACACGCTCAACCTGGCCAGTTTCGGCGGCATCAGCTACTGGTACAAGGGCGGCAAGCACGAAATCCACGTGGAAACCTCCGACGTGAAGGACTACGACGTGCACCTCGCCACCGTGAAGGCCTCGCGCACATGGAAGCAGGTCTTTATCCGCTTCAAGGACCTCGCACAGGGCGGCTGGGGCGAAGAAGTCGAATTTGACCCGGCCCACATCACCGCAGTCAGCTTCCAGGCCAAGGGCAACCACGTGAAGGACTCCGTGCTCATCGACAACGTGTACTTCCAGGACACGAGCGAAGTCGCGAAGGACACCGCCGACATGCAGATCATGGATCCGGAAATTCCCGAGGTGACCATCGGTGATATAACCATCGCAAACCCGCTCCAGGAAAAGGCGATGAAGTACCTCAACAAAGGCATCAACATAACCAACTGGCTCGAAGAGGACAAGACATACTTCAAGGGCGAATTCAAGTTCGACGAGAGCGACGTGAAGCTCATGGCCGACAACGGAATCAAGTCGCTCCGCTTCCCCATCGACCTCGACCGTTACGCCACCAACCGCGATGAATTCGTGGCCGACACCACGGACGCCACCGAACTCAAGTTCGACGACGCAAACCTCTTCGCCGTACTCGACTCCTTCGTGGAATGGACCGGCAAGCACGGCATGTCGTTCGTGATCGACTACCACGAATACGACAACAGCTACAACGCCACCAGTTCCAAGAATCCGCGCTACATGAAGATGATGGCGAACGTGTGGAAGCACGTGGCAGCCCACTACGCAAGCAACGAACGCGAGGACATCTTCTACGAACTCCTGAACGAGCCCGACATGAGCAACGGCAAGGCGACCTCCGCCAACTGGCGCAAGGCCGCACAGGAAGACATCGACTCCATCCGTACGGTCGACAAGAAGCACACCATCATCTTCGGCGATGCACAGTGGTACAGCATCTCGTTGCTCACAAAGGGTCAAAAGCTCAATGATGACAACGTTATCTACGCCATCCACACCTACGAGCCGTTCGTATTCACGCACCAGGGAGCCAGCTGGACCGACCTCAAGAGCATCAAGAACCTGATGTTCCCCTACGACAAGGAAAGATGGTCCGAATACACAGCCGACTTCGGTGTCACCAAGACGGTACCCAGCAACTACAAGAAGAACATCCAGAACTACTATAAGCTTGGCAGCAAGGAATACATCCTCAGCCTTATCCTGCCCGCCAAGGAATGGGCCGTAACGAACAACGTGCCGGTCATCATCAACGAGTTCGGCGCCTACAACGTGAAGACCGACAAGCAGTCCGTGCTCAACTACATGGCTGCGATGAAGGAAATCAGCGATACGCTCCAGATTCCGCTCACGCACTGGGGCTACACCGGCGGCTTCTCGCTGTTCGAATCCACCGACGGCGTGAAGGGCACCCAGCTCATCGAGGGCATGAAGGAAGCCTACGGTCTGGAATAA